GCTGCAGCTTCTGGCACGCTGAGCCACTGTAGATGCTTGGAGAAGATGGAGACCTTCAGCTTGCCGCCTACATCGGGCGCTGCGGTCAGTGGCGATGCTTCGGCGCGCGCAAATCCCGAACCGAGTGCCTGGAAAGCGCCGGTCATAGCCGCTCCCATCAGCAGCGAACGACGCGACATTCCGGATTCCATCACTTTCCGTTTCATCTCAGACCTCACTCGTATCATTTGGTTGCCTTGTTGGCTGCGATCGTAGGCTGCGCAGGCAGCGCGAAAGAGAGCAGCGTTGAACCTGCGGTAATGGCGACGTACTGCCTGCCGTCGACAGCGTAGGTCATCGGTGGCCCTTTCATACCGACGTTCGTATCGTAGTGCCAAAGAATTTTTCCGGTCTTTTCGTCAGCCGCGACGAAGGCCCCGTTTGGGTCGGCATAGAAGATAAGGCCGCTGGCAGTGCCGAGCACGCCGGACCAGGTCTTCAGCACCAGAGGCCCAGGCTGCGGAATCTCCCACTTGACGGCTCCCGTTTCGATGTCGAGCGCCTTCAGCACGCGCTGGCCGGGTCCGTTCGCCTCCTTCGAGCCAAGAGGGGCGGAGGGGTCGCCACAGTCTTCGATCGTCATGAGGTAGTAGAGCTTCGTGACGGGGCTGAAAGCAGTGGAGCTCCAATTGGCGGCGTTGTCCGGGCATTTACGCTGGCGTGTAGCAACAGGACCACTGAAGGTTGCGAGTTGCGGACGTCCATTGGAGTCGATGCCCGTGGCCCAGTTCAACTGCTTGAGAAAACTCTTCGCCAGTAGCAGCTTGCCGTTGGTGCGGTCAAAGACGTAAAAGAAACCGTTACGATCTGCATGCAGCAGAAGCTTCATCGGCTTGCCGCGGTAGACCTCGTTGACGAGTACCGGCGGCTCCACAGCATCACGATCGGCTGTGTCGTGCGGCGTGAACTGGAAGTACCACTTCATCTTGCCGGTGTGAGGATCGAGCGCGAGGATGCTGTTGGTGTAAAGATTGTCACCCGGCCGGTCGCGGTCGTCGGAGTCGGGCCACGGATTGCCGGTGGGCCAGAAGAGAGTGTCGGTCTCAGGATCATATGATCCGGTAAGCCAGGTGGAGCCTCCAGCGAGACGCGGCCACTCCTTACCCCAGGTCTCGATGCCGGGTTCACCCGGGCCAGGCAGGGTCCAGTGACGCCATAGCAGCTTACCTGTCGCCGTGTCGTAACAGACGACGAAGCCGCGCATTCCCCAGTCTCCACCGGAGACGCCTGCGATCACTGTATCGTTAAGAATGAGCGGCGATACAGTGGAGCCGTAGTGCTCTTTCTCCTCCGGCATGACAACCTCCCACATCACTTTGCCGGTGACGCGGTTGAGCGCCAGAAGATGCGCGTTGTCGGTGGTAACGAAGATCTTGTCTCGAAAAATGGCTGGGCCTCGATTGGTGCCGACAGACGCATCTCCCACAAGACCCGGAGTAGGTGGCCTGAAGTAACGCCAGATGGTCCGGCCGGTTTTTGCATCCATCGCATAGGCCTGATTCTGACCGGAGAAGTACATGATGCCGTCGACTACGATCGGCGTGGCCTCGAGGCCGAGCTGCGGCATCGGCGCAATCCACTTCAGCAGCAGGCGATCAACGTTTCCGCGATTGATACCAGTCAGTGGGCTGTAACGGTTGGCGCTGAGATTGCCGTTGTAGGTGGGCCAGTTGCCGGGTTTGGGGTGAAGAATCCCATCAAACTCGATTGCGCTGGGGCCGGGCGTTGTGTTGGGAGCTGGCAGAGCACCAGGCTCGACTCCAGTCAGGCTGCTGAGATAGGCCGTAAGGTTCTGCATGGCGGTCTGCGGCAGATCGATAGGCTTCATCGTTGCGTGTTTGTCCTTCGTGACGGATGCAACTTCGCTGAGCGGCAACAGGTGAAAGACGCCATTCATGTCCTGCAGGTGCAGATCGTAGTTAGTCTGATTGCGAAGGAAGCCGTGCAGTGTTTTGCCTGTACGCTTTGTAACGACAGTGGCCGCCTCATAGCCCGGCGTAATGTTGAGGTCAGGAGCAGTAAGCACATGTCGGATAGACGATACGCTGAGCCTCGCACCGATGTCAGAGAGATCGGGTCCAATCGAGGAGCCTATGCCATGCACCATGTGACAACTGCTGCACTTCCCTCCACTCCAGAAGTACTGCTTGCCCGCAGCGGCGTCTCCTATGCTGACCGACTCACCGGCTGGAAGATTTAGCGAGCGAACATAGGCAGAGAGATCGTCAAGGTCCTGCACAGGAAGCCCACCGAAAGGTGGCATGCCAGAAGCCGGAAATCCCGCAGCGATAGTGCCGTGGATACGTTCTTTCGACCGTCCTCTGAGGTCAGGATTGTCGGCGAGCCGCGGCGCATGTTCGGTTCCAATACCGTCGGCGCCGTGGCAACCAGCGCACAGGCTATCGTAACGGGCTTTGCCGTTCTTCACATCCTGCGAGATCACTGACTGAGCTGTGGCAGAACCCACCCACAATGCGACGACAGCAAGCATCGTGATCCGAACGACAACATGCAGACGAATGGTCTTCCTGTTTTTATTTCGAAGCCTTATAACCATCACTTCCGATACTCCACGGCGTTATCCAGGATCTGCCGGTACGCGGCGTTGTCAAAATCTTCGGCGCGATGGCCCATCATGAAATAAAACACGACTCCTTTGGCCGCGGGCATCATCCACCCCGCAGTATCTTGCATGTAGATCTTGCCTGTCTTCGAGTCGGTATACTTCATACCGAGCAGCAGAGTGCGTTGCCCGGTCAACACGTGGTTCACGTACACCTCAGTGTCAGGAAACGATGTGGCAGGTAATGTGCTTTCCACTGTGCCGGAAGGATCGGCGAACGCCGCCTTTTGATCAAAGATGACCTTCTGCATGATTGGACTTCCAGAGGCAAGATTCACGACCTGGTAGGTGACCGGAGCGAAGTAGGCATAGCCACCGTCGTCGAACGGCTTCGACGGTAGCTCGATATGAAGGAAGTTGTACCAGTCCTTGTTCTCTCGCTTGCGCGAGCTGATAGTGTGATGCAGCAGGATCAGGTCGCCGCCATCATTGGCGTACTGGATAAATTTGTGTTCCGCGCCTGCCTGTAGCTCGCCGTGCAGGTAGACCATAACAGCACGATAAGATACGAGCGAAGGCGGCATCTCAAGCTGGCCGACGATGCGCGTATGCACTTTGGTGTCCTGCTCAAGGTGAGCTGCCAGTACCTGCATCGCATGAAATTCATCAGCTACGATCAGCACGTCCTGTGCCCTGCTGCACCCCGGAAGAACCAGGCTGCCCATGAGAGCCAGTATCAGATTTAAACTGCGCATCGGATTCCCTTCCCCTGAAAACAATTCCGCCCTGGATGGAGAGCTAGTGGCCATAGCTCAGATTTGGAGCGAGGCAATTCGCCGCGCCACGCAGTCTTGGAAGCGTTTCCGAAGAATCTTCAGGCAATGACCGCATTCCTGTCAACAAGAGTGTAGCCAGGGGCATCAAAGTATCTCGCAGAACATTGACAGCAACACGCATCGAGGCGATAGTCTGAGACTATCGAAGCTCTAAAAATGTAGTTTCAGCGGAAGGTCTATGTCCAAATTTCTCAAGTCGCAGGTCGTAGTTATAGTCGGAGCTTCCAGTGGCATTGGCCAGGCAGTCGCAGTAATGGCAGCGAATGCAGGAGCCATTGTGGTGGCGGCCGCCCGGCGCGAAGATCGCCTGCAGACCATGCAGTCGAAGCTCGCCACGGAGGGGACAACTATCGGAATCCACAGAGCCGACGCTGGCAATCTCGACGACATGATGGCGCTGGCCGACAGCGTTATTGCTGAGCATGGCCGCATCGACATTGCCGTGTACGCTACTGGCACAAACACCGCCGACCGCGCCATGAAGGTTATGCCTCCGACGACGTGGAACAATGTGATCGAGACCAACCTGACCGGTGCATTCTATCTCTCGCACGCAGTTTTGCCCTACATGCGCAAAGCTGGAGCAGGCCACATCATCTACGTCTCATCGACGGCAGGAGCGATCGCCGATATGTCGGGTGCCGCCTATCAGGCCTCCAAGCGCGGTCTGCTTGGACTGGCACATGCCATCCGACTCGAGGAACGAGCATCCGGCATACGCACATGCTGCATCATGCCGGGCCTGACCAATACGGAGCTGGTGGAAAAACGACCGGAGAAGCTCTCGGCCGACACGCTTGAAAAGGCTCTTAGGCCGGAGGATGTCGCGAAGACGATCCTTCACATCATGCAGATGCCGCCTCGTGTGACGGTTCCGGAGCTTTTGATGATACCTTCATTGGTTTAAAAGCGCCACGGTCATTTTGAAATCTTCGCGACTGAAGCGCGTTCGACCAGCTTTACATCGAGTACGCGATGCCGCGGCGTGTGCTCGCCAGATTCCAGAAGCTCCTTCACTATCTCGAGCGCAGCGCGGCCTACACTGTACTTGGGTTGATGGACCGTTGTCAGCGGCGGAAAGCTCATAGCTGCGAGCTCTACATCGTCGAAGCCAATCAGCGAGATATCGCGTGGAATCCGGATGCCAGCCTCAATTGCCGCGCGCATCACACCAAACGCCATGACGTCATTGCCGGTGAAGATGGCTGTCGCGCCCTTCATCGAGCGGAACAACTCCTGCGCTGCGCCATAGCCACCCTGTAGCGTGTGAATGGCATGAATCGTCTGAACCCTGGTGCCGCGCTGTGCGGACATTGCCTTGAGGAAGGACTGCGCTCTGCGAGCCAGGTTGGCATGACTCTTAGGCCCAGTCAGATGGATGACGTTGCGGTGACCGTTACGCAACAGACACTCCGCCGCGAGCCGGCCGCCCTTTTCATTGTCGGCGCTGACCGTAGAGAAGGTGCCGTCGCGTCCGGTCCGATTAAGCAGCACAATCGGTACATCGACAGCAGCAATCTGCTGCTGGTCCGCACGAGAGAGCGCCGCAACCGAGTTCATGATAATGGCCTCAGCCCGCTTATCGAGAAGAGAGGCGATGGATTTCATCTGCCGCGCGGAGTTCAGATCGCTGTTGCACAGCATCACGTCGCGCCCTGCCTCGAGCGCAGCATCCTCCACTCCCCTCGCCACCTCTGCAAAGTACGAGTTGCGAACATCGCTCACGATGAGGCCAATCATGTCCGAGCGTCCAGTAACGAGACCGCGTGCAAAGCGGTTGGGCGTGTAGTTGAGCCTCTTCGCGATCTGAAGAACACGCGCACGCGTCGCTGGGTGAACGCCATAAGCGTCGTTCAACGAACGCGAGGCTGTCGCGATCGTGACTCCTGCCACTCTCGCGACGGCCTGCAGCGTGACTCCACCCGAAAGAGAATGCTTTTTCACACTCATGGCTATAAACATCCCACAAAGAACTCAAAACAACCCCGGTTCACAATTCAGACACAACCACATCAAATCGAAGCAGTCACAACAAATCTATCTTCATATCACATTTCGATGGTGAAAATTAAATCCTAATAGCAAAAATACAACCAAACGATTTTAGGAAACCTTTCCAAAGAATGTACCCTAAATGGACCTCTCCCTAGAAATCGCCTGCAAGTTTGGGAAGAAATAATCCGCGTATTTAGGCTTTTCCTGAAAGGCCTGGAGACCATAACCCGCCACTTGGGACTGAAGGAGCGCTTCAAGGACGAAGCGCATTGCTCCCTCCGAAAGGCTTATGGACTTTCGGTTAACAGGCGAGTCGCACAGTATACTTTAAACGGTTTCCGAATCGCTATCGCATGGTGCATATCAAGGACTTCATGCGGACCGCTCAGCCAAGCACGTCACTTGAACGTTCTGAGGTGCCCCAGGGAACAGTCCTCGGTACCGGATACATTAAATACAAATCGATCCTGATTGCGGCCAAAGCTGCAGGTGTAGAGCATTTCTTTATCGAGCAGGAACCACCATTTTTCTGGACCACTGCAATCGAAGCGGCAAGAAGGGATTATCAATACCTGGAATCGATCTCAAATTAGGACTGAACGATAATTCACTTGACAACGGTTGTCGAGTATACCGAGAAGCTAATTGAGGTTTTGTACTCCCACAATATCTCGTCTTGGCTATGCCGCCCAGCGCCCTTATAGGGCAGTTGAATAATTCAACGACAAGTTTAGAAGAATTTCTTCGGCGGATATCAATACTGGGGCAATGAACAAAGTCGCCTTTGTGGTCGTACCGCCGAAATAGATACTTTTTACTCGGATCCAACCTCGCCTCAAGATTGAGCCCCAACACAAGCTGGAACGACCCTTTGGAAGCCGTTCTCTACCACCTCGGTAAATATATATAGATGCCGCCCAAGGGCACACACCTGCTTTCCTTTGAACTCTGCCCTTCGTCTCAAGAATCTAGCAGTCATCTTCTGAATCAAGCGAATGAGTCTACATGGGAACCTGTCGTATGAACGTCAAGCTCTCCGCACTCCTCTGTTGTTTTGCTTTCTCGCTTCACGCGAACGCGCAAAGCTCCTCCTCAACGATTCCGCTTCCCGAATCACCCGGCACGATCACTCAATCCGGCTCCTCGAGTAGCACAGGCTCACCGTCCTCTGACTCCCAGGCAGGTCAGCAGACCAAGCGCATCCTTGGCATCATCCCCAACTTCCGCGCTGTCTCCGCCGACACGCAGCTCCCGCCCCAGAGCGTTAAAGACAAATTCGTCACCGCCAGCGAGGACAGCTTCGACTACTCCGCCATCATCTTCGTCGGTATCCTCGCCGGCGTGCAGATGGGCCTGAATCAAACCCCAGAGTTCCATCAGGGCGCCGCAGGCTATGGCCGCTACTACTGGCACAGCTTCGCCGATCAGACCGTCGAAAACTACGCCGTCGAATTCATCGTCCCCACTATCACCCGCCAGGACACCCGCTACTACACCCTCGGCCGCGGAGGCTTCTGGAAGCGCACCGGCTACTCCCTCAGCCGCGCCGTCGTCACACGCACCGACAGCGGCGGCGAAACCTTCAACTCCAGCGAAGTCGTCGGGGCAGGCATAGCCGCCGGAATCTCCAACCTCTACTATCCGCGGAGCCAACGCGGCTTCAACAACACGGCCAGCCGCTGGGGAACCAACGTCGGCATCGACGCCGGAACCTTCTTCTTCAAAGAGTTCTGGCCCGACATCAACCGCGCCGTCTTCCATGCAAAATAAAGCCGAGATACCTTCATCTAGATAAAACACGAGACATGCGCGAACGAAATCCCACTGTCATTTCCGCCAAGACTGTTCGACAGAGGGCTAAGGCTAATATGGACCTGATTCTGTACTGTTTAATATTCGCAGCTACCCATGCGTCTACTGAAACCGAAGCCTTTTCTGCGGAGAATTAAAGCTGGTGGGCCAATTTAAGACTGGAGTCGAATCCGACAGCCGTCTCAGCTTCCATACCATAACTGACCCTACGGCTCGCCAAGCCCAGGTTATCGACTCCAATCCACACTCCGGCTAACAGACTCTGTACGCTTCTACACAAGATGCCAAGGACACAACCGTATGTTGAGCAAGTCAGTCTTTGAAGTCAGTGTTTATCCACCCACGATTGAAGAGACCTGGATGAAAAGCGGTATCAAGCGGCTAAAGGTAGATGGAACTCCTGACCAAAGATGGCAGGAGCCGATTGAGGCGGTGGTCTACAACGCTGGAAAGTATCTGTCCTGAACCTGCTCATTTCTCCGAAATTCGTGGTTGCCAATTGGCTGCCAATAAGGGGAAAAACGATACTAAAACACGCTCTTTCGAGTACATCATTCGACGAAATTGACGCGTTTTATCAACTAGTTAGAATAAAATACCTGAACTGCAAAACCTTTATGCGTCGGTTCGATCCCGACCCGCGCCTCCAAATCTCCTCAATCAGTTATAACGAATGTTTAGCCCATGCTTTACTGATGGCTGTTAATAAGGCGGACATTTCCCTGACTAGTCTACTCAGCCGCTTTGAACGGCCATGTGAGTCGAATTATCGACTCACACCTATTCCGCCGGCTTGGCGGGATGCCACAAACGAGCCTCCATCTGCTTCTCATAACCCTTGCCATGCGGAAAACTCACTAACTCAAACTGCATACCCCATGGGGACAGGAAGTAGATCCAGTGTTGTCCCGCATTAGGCCCCGTCGTTCGCAGGGTCGGTTCGCCCAGAAGCCGCACTCCCTTCCGTTTCAAGTACTCGACCGCTGCGGGGAGATCCTCCACATAAAACGCGAGATGGTGTCCACCGATATCGCTGTTTTTGGGCTGCGTAAGGACCTGGTCAGGCGATTCGTACTGGAATATCTCGAAGTTCGAGCCATATTTGCAGCGAAAGAATCGAAGCCTGCTCATCACCGTTCTTGGGTGAACATTCAGGTGGATGGCCATCCAATCGTCATCGGAAACAAACGGTCCAAGTTCGAACATCAACTCACAACCGATGACATCTACAAAAAATGAGGTGGCTTGCTCAAGGTTCGGAACCGTGAAGCCGATGTGCTCCGTTCCGCGCAGACCAGGTATTCCTTTGTCCTGTGGATTCTGTGACATCTGAAGTGACCCCAGAATTTGACGCTCCCGGTAAGCAGCATGAGGAGAGCTTCAAGACTATAGCAGCTCATTCTTTGTTTCATCAAATTATGCAGCAATAATCAATCCATGATGATATCTTGGCGAAGAGCATCCTATGGATTTACAAAAGAGTTTTGTCTAATGAACGTTTCCAAGGTACATCTTGCAGAATGTGGACTTCCCCTGCCCCACATTCTGCGTCTCGGCTCAACGCAAATCAGCACAAGAGACTATGTTGTGCTGCGCATTGAGACGGATTCCGGCCTCTATGGCGAAGCAATTGGATATCCTCGCGGTACACCTCTCTTCGAAACCCTGAGCCTGATGGCAAAACAGGTAATCGCTCAAAAGGCATCCATGCGGCGCGAGATCATGTACCGGCTCGAAAATTCCAATATCCCTGGCCGTGCCGCATTGACCCGGGGCTTGAGTTTGTTCGATATCGGTCTTTGGGACATTGCCTGCAAAGCAGCGCAGCAACCGCTCTTTGAATACCTGGGTGCATTCAAAACACAGGCAGAGGTTACTGCCGTTGCAGGATATTACATGGATCGCCGGCAGATTTCCGAGATTACCGACGAAGTTCACGGTCTGCTTGATGCAGGTCATCACCGGGTAAAAGTAATGCTGAAGGGCAACGATCCTGACTTTGATCGCGCTTATGCCGCAGCAGTTACAAAAGATACACGCGGCATAGTTGCGGCGGATGCTCATTGGAGTTGGAATACATTGACCGAGGCCAGACGTGTTTGCCGCGACCTCGATAGCATGGGATTCGACTTCATCGAAGATCCTTTCGCCGCAAATGACACGTCCTTAACCCATGAGTTGCAGCGCGATCTCACCACGCCTATCGCAGCAGGAGAAGATGTCTTTGGGCCGAGAGCATTTGCGGATCTGGTAAAAGGCATAGGGATCCTTCGGGTCGATGCCACGACCTGTGGTGGTGTTACGGGAGCAATAGAAGCAATTAATATAGCGGCGGCTTGCGGAAGATCCGTCTTTCCCCACGTTTTTGCGCCGCTGCATGTCCATCTAGCATGTGCATTCCCCAACGTCGAAGCCGCCGAATATATTCCATCCAGCTCCGGAGCCGATCCGATCGAGACTCTCCTGATCGACCTGCCTGAAATACGTGATGGCAAAATAAAACCTGGCGAGGAGCCAGGCGTAGGAATAAGAATTGACTGGGAAAAGGTCAGACAATCGGCCAGACGCATGACGGTTATCACCTCGACCGATTGTTAAATACGGAGCAGAACAAACAATGACATCGGCAAAAAAAACAAAACTAAAAGCAATTACTCCTGTTGCCCCTCCTATCGAGGAAGGAACAGTGGAGCCGAAGCCGCGCGTTCAATCCGCGCTTCGCGCGATCTCAATTTTGCTCGCTGTCTCTGAAAGCCCCAACGGCCTTAAGGTCAAAGACATCACCGAGAAACTCAAGCTGTCCCGTCAGGTGACCTATCACCTGATCCATACACTTCACGCCACCGGCATTATCCGTAAGAACGAAAGCAACCGGTACGTTCTTGGCCTTGCGTCCATGGCCATTGCCGAAGGATTTCATCGGCAACTTGCGCCACCGGAACATCTGGCACGCCGTGTACGGTCCATTGTCACTGCAACCGAAGAAGCCGCTTACGCCAGTGGCTGGGTCGATGGAGAGATTGTTGCACTCTCCACGGCGCGCGGCGAGTCTCCCGTCGGTGCGGCGCAAATCCCGCCAGGTTTCAGCGGTCATGCACATGCCCGCGCCGCG
This portion of the Edaphobacter sp. 4G125 genome encodes:
- a CDS encoding mandelate racemase/muconate lactonizing enzyme family protein; translated protein: MNVSKVHLAECGLPLPHILRLGSTQISTRDYVVLRIETDSGLYGEAIGYPRGTPLFETLSLMAKQVIAQKASMRREIMYRLENSNIPGRAALTRGLSLFDIGLWDIACKAAQQPLFEYLGAFKTQAEVTAVAGYYMDRRQISEITDEVHGLLDAGHHRVKVMLKGNDPDFDRAYAAAVTKDTRGIVAADAHWSWNTLTEARRVCRDLDSMGFDFIEDPFAANDTSLTHELQRDLTTPIAAGEDVFGPRAFADLVKGIGILRVDATTCGGVTGAIEAINIAAACGRSVFPHVFAPLHVHLACAFPNVEAAEYIPSSSGADPIETLLIDLPEIRDGKIKPGEEPGVGIRIDWEKVRQSARRMTVITSTDC
- a CDS encoding IclR family transcriptional regulator produces the protein MTSAKKTKLKAITPVAPPIEEGTVEPKPRVQSALRAISILLAVSESPNGLKVKDITEKLKLSRQVTYHLIHTLHATGIIRKNESNRYVLGLASMAIAEGFHRQLAPPEHLARRVRSIVTATEEAAYASGWVDGEIVALSTARGESPVGAAQIPPGFSGHAHARAAGKLLLAMVDQNICENYLDTHPTVARTSKTITDRATLLKEFETIRQRGYAVDNEEFHEGIRCLAVPIDGLAGRFVLGISVPSARFDTNFEQYLAVLKNAARINF
- a CDS encoding outer membrane protein assembly factor BamB family protein, whose amino-acid sequence is MVIRLRNKNRKTIRLHVVVRITMLAVVALWVGSATAQSVISQDVKNGKARYDSLCAGCHGADGIGTEHAPRLADNPDLRGRSKERIHGTIAAGFPASGMPPFGGLPVQDLDDLSAYVRSLNLPAGESVSIGDAAAGKQYFWSGGKCSSCHMVHGIGSSIGPDLSDIGARLSVSSIRHVLTAPDLNITPGYEAATVVTKRTGKTLHGFLRNQTNYDLHLQDMNGVFHLLPLSEVASVTKDKHATMKPIDLPQTAMQNLTAYLSSLTGVEPGALPAPNTTPGPSAIEFDGILHPKPGNWPTYNGNLSANRYSPLTGINRGNVDRLLLKWIAPMPQLGLEATPIVVDGIMYFSGQNQAYAMDAKTGRTIWRYFRPPTPGLVGDASVGTNRGPAIFRDKIFVTTDNAHLLALNRVTGKVMWEVVMPEEKEHYGSTVSPLILNDTVIAGVSGGDWGMRGFVVCYDTATGKLLWRHWTLPGPGEPGIETWGKEWPRLAGGSTWLTGSYDPETDTLFWPTGNPWPDSDDRDRPGDNLYTNSILALDPHTGKMKWYFQFTPHDTADRDAVEPPVLVNEVYRGKPMKLLLHADRNGFFYVFDRTNGKLLLAKSFLKQLNWATGIDSNGRPQLATFSGPVATRQRKCPDNAANWSSTAFSPVTKLYYLMTIEDCGDPSAPLGSKEANGPGQRVLKALDIETGAVKWEIPQPGPLVLKTWSGVLGTASGLIFYADPNGAFVAADEKTGKILWHYDTNVGMKGPPMTYAVDGRQYVAITAGSTLLSFALPAQPTIAANKATK
- a CDS encoding VOC family protein, with protein sequence MSQNPQDKGIPGLRGTEHIGFTVPNLEQATSFFVDVIGCELMFELGPFVSDDDWMAIHLNVHPRTVMSRLRFFRCKYGSNFEIFQYESPDQVLTQPKNSDIGGHHLAFYVEDLPAAVEYLKRKGVRLLGEPTLRTTGPNAGQHWIYFLSPWGMQFELVSFPHGKGYEKQMEARLWHPAKPAE
- a CDS encoding ThuA domain-containing protein; the encoded protein is MRSLNLILALMGSLVLPGCSRAQDVLIVADEFHAMQVLAAHLEQDTKVHTRIVGQLEMPPSLVSYRAVMVYLHGELQAGAEHKFIQYANDGGDLILLHHTISSRKRENKDWYNFLHIELPSKPFDDGGYAYFAPVTYQVVNLASGSPIMQKVIFDQKAAFADPSGTVESTLPATSFPDTEVYVNHVLTGQRTLLLGMKYTDSKTGKIYMQDTAGWMMPAAKGVVFYFMMGHRAEDFDNAAYRQILDNAVEYRK
- a CDS encoding SDR family oxidoreductase, with the protein product MSKFLKSQVVVIVGASSGIGQAVAVMAANAGAIVVAAARREDRLQTMQSKLATEGTTIGIHRADAGNLDDMMALADSVIAEHGRIDIAVYATGTNTADRAMKVMPPTTWNNVIETNLTGAFYLSHAVLPYMRKAGAGHIIYVSSTAGAIADMSGAAYQASKRGLLGLAHAIRLEERASGIRTCCIMPGLTNTELVEKRPEKLSADTLEKALRPEDVAKTILHIMQMPPRVTVPELLMIPSLV
- a CDS encoding LacI family DNA-binding transcriptional regulator; protein product: MSVKKHSLSGGVTLQAVARVAGVTIATASRSLNDAYGVHPATRARVLQIAKRLNYTPNRFARGLVTGRSDMIGLIVSDVRNSYFAEVARGVEDAALEAGRDVMLCNSDLNSARQMKSIASLLDKRAEAIIMNSVAALSRADQQQIAAVDVPIVLLNRTGRDGTFSTVSADNEKGGRLAAECLLRNGHRNVIHLTGPKSHANLARRAQSFLKAMSAQRGTRVQTIHAIHTLQGGYGAAQELFRSMKGATAIFTGNDVMAFGVMRAAIEAGIRIPRDISLIGFDDVELAAMSFPPLTTVHQPKYSVGRAALEIVKELLESGEHTPRHRVLDVKLVERASVAKISK